From a single Nymphaea colorata isolate Beijing-Zhang1983 chromosome 4, ASM883128v2, whole genome shotgun sequence genomic region:
- the LOC116253224 gene encoding U-box domain-containing protein 33-like: protein MDIVRRQRDIMAEVENLASEKSALESLVAETTTQLVETSEKLQEVRLALDVAEKEKSEMQKQKDDVVQALAQMLREKLEMQEQRDDAIKEMEELRRDQAAGTMRFSQAELEEATNNFDRNLIVGKGGVGTVYKARLHHTAVAIKRLNVDRLPCGHEMDWEVGMLCRMRHPHFVTLLGCCSDLRAFIFEYLENGNLDYQMDASPSLTWQSRIRIAAEICDGLLFLHSFDVAHTNLKPSNILLDPNLVAKIDLGFCSPCNNSDPGDWDPMGSWAYIDPETHLGAPHECKSDVYSFGVILLQLLTGRPALLIADDIQHEVNRGKLEEVLDQRAGQWPFEQALRLANLALRCCCESSRLRPDLESDIWPVLNAMRMRFSESSAANNAPEASRQPPHHFLCPITQDIMNDPHMAADGYTYEKEAIEVWLNSGHNTSPMTNLPLSHSNLTPNLALRSAIRQWLDRV, encoded by the exons ATGGATATAGTCAGGAGACAACGAGATATCATGGCAGAAGTGGAAAACTTGGCCTCAGAAAAGTCGGCGCTCGAGTCCCTTGTCGCTGAGACGACAACCCAGTTAGTAGAGACATCTGAGAAGCTGCAGGAAGTACGCTTAGCTCTCGACGTTGCTGAGAAAGAGAAATCGGAGATGCAGAAGCAGAAAGATGATGTTGTCCAAGCACTTGCTCAGATGCTGCGAGAGAAGTTGGAGATGCAGGAACAGAGGGATGATGCCATCAAGGAGATGGAGGAGCTGCGCAGAGACCAGGCTGCAGGAACAATGCGGTTCTCTCAGGCAGAGTTGGAAGAGGCCACCAACAACTTCGACAGGAACCTTATTGTAGGGAAAGGAGGAGTCGGAACCGTGTATAAGGCGCGACTCCATCACACGGCAGTTGCCATCAAGCGGCTGAATGTTGATCGCTTGCCTTGCGGGCATGAAATGGATTGGGAG GTGGGCATGTTATGCAGAATGAGGCATCCACACTTCGTCACCCTCCTCGGCTGTTGCAGTGATTTGCGTGCTTTCATATTCGAATATCTCGAGAATGGAAATTTGGACTACCAAATGGATGCATCCCCATCACTGACATGGCAATCCCGCATAAGAATAGCTGCAGAAATATGTGATGGCCTCCTCTTTCTCCACTCCTTTGACGTGGCGCACACCAACTTGAAGCCCAGCAATATCCTTCTCGATCCTAATTTGGTCGCCAAGATTGATTTAGGATTCTGTTCTCCCTGCAACAATTCAGATCCAGGTGATTGGGACCCAATGGGTAGCTGGGCCTACATTGACCCTGAGACCCATTTAGGTGCTCCTCACGAATGCAAGTCTGATGTATACTCATTTGGAGTCATCCTCCTACAGCTGCTTACCGGTCGCCCAGCACTACTGATAGCAGACGACATTCAGCATGAGGTGAATAGAGGAAAATTGGAGGAAGTATTGGATCAAAGAGCTGGACAGTGGCCATTTGAGCAGGCACTAAGATTAGCTAATCTGGCATTGAGATGCTGCTGCGAGAGCTCACGACTGCGTCCTGACTTGGAGTCTGACATCTGGCCGGTTCTAAATGCAATGAGAATGAGGTTCTCAGAATCTTCGGCAGCAAATAACGCACCAGAGGCGTCTAGGCAACCTCCTCACCACTTCTTGTGCCCTATCACGCAG GACATAATGAACGACCCACACATGGCAGCTGATGGCTACACCTATGAGAAAGAAGCAATAGAAGTATGGCTGAATAGTGGGCATAACACTTCTCCCATGACCAATCTGCCGCTCAGCCATTCCAACCTCACACCAAATCTTGCTCTTAGGTCTGCAATCCGTCAATGGCTTGACAGAGTGTGA